The sequence GCCGAGCGCAGACGCCATGCCGCTCAGGGTCATTCGCAACGACGCCAGCCCCTCCCCGGGCCGCGCCAGGATGTCGGCGAGGGCGCCGGCGACGAGGGTGGTCTCGCTCGGCTCCGGGCTGGGCATCCACAATTCCTCCGCCATGGGTCTGCGTGTCTTTGCCGAATCGAGAATGACCTGACCGATTTCGGGTGCCGTCTCCCCGTCGACGAGGGAGGAATGCGACTTGGTGAAGATCGCAAAGCGGTTGTTCGACAAGCCCTCCACCAAGTACATCTCCCACAGGGGGCGCGTGTTGTCGAGCGGCCGCGACGTGAGGCGCGCGACCAGATCATGCAGCTGCGCGTCCGAACCTGGCTTCGGCAGCGCCGATCGCCGGACGTGGTACTCGATGTCGAAATCCTGATCGTCCACCCACACCGGACGTGACAATCCCAGCGCCACCTCCCGCACCTTCTGCCGGTACCGCGGCACCAGACTCAGGCGTTCCTCGACGAGACGGAGTAATTCCTCGTAGGACAACCCACTTCGGGGCTTGCGGAAGACGGCAAGCGAACCGACGTGCATCGGCGTGCTACTTGCCTCGAGAAAATAGAACGACGCGTCCTGCGTTGTCAGTCTCGTCACCATGTCGACGCCTGTTCCCCTTGCATTCCGTCTCGATCCACGTCGAGAAGCACCGCCAGCTCGCTCGCGGTCACCACGCCGTCGACGTGGTGCACACCCACCATCCCGACAGCCACCGCACCGCGAACGTTGACCGCCAGGTCGTCGACGAAGATACAGTCCCGCGGTTCCAGGCCGAGCACTTCGGCCGTCAACCGGTAGATGCGCGGATCGGGCTTGGCCACACCGACATCGCCGGACAGCACCACCCGGTCGACCAGCCGGCCGTCACCGAGTTCCCGCAACCACTCACCCCCGGGACCGCCGGGGTCGTTACTCAGGATCGCGGTCCGGACGCCGCGACGCCGCGCGTCGGCGAGGACC comes from Rhodococcus oxybenzonivorans and encodes:
- a CDS encoding HAD-IA family hydrolase; translation: MRGLIVDVGGVLVGPGSDFDGLSAVLADARRRGVRTAILSNDPGGPGGEWLRELGDGRLVDRVVLSGDVGVAKPDPRIYRLTAEVLGLEPRDCIFVDDLAVNVRGAVAVGMVGVHHVDGVVTASELAVLLDVDRDGMQGEQASTW